One genomic region from Leptospira tipperaryensis encodes:
- a CDS encoding LIC11755 family lipoprotein produces MKLKSVFTTLLSLCVFTSCPGKGSSAFLLPIANPGEFKLFYEPVFWNGQEIPKPILKEWLSPGVRIRSASGIACLSAGSDFVYGLSICFPDPQGQVDLEIQNILKFWNENPEGRTESEEFNFSELGNGRLKVELNRDLLSDCNEDWLILSGDPDLESSLKKIQFPEANLVSIFSEQSLLRPHSPNAEVGFSILAGAGRMKILFHSKNRMRALNSLVLEIPGDASILSEFFLEIRRKNSEAFALCKTRIPELSEVFGGNNSPAGRFLEFQNPSREPICFQDLSLTVNSKSFPIQKGIGFLIPGETILRVESGSILPGIVMSDFPWAELKKKGEWILKSISDQKTVSNRERNFQEGDRFYSSVGNYYSVCAKEGLFESSDRLCMSPGMAGSAKDREEFSFCGISNFQVEEANLTGLSLNDKIDEKQKFIDLEYSGNINCNPNVLSLEIGEKEYPIWLDPETIQPNSILTLGKRDWIQKRILLSWNDLSDSVFGDRILLKDRLLKKEIVLSQERAETPILRKTNGSLLSLLYRNGNWIPHPIVKSESLSPPIQDLHFMNPGLKSESEESYPNENAELSELSWMGSYDAGIAVSADRFLELDSSKPTSKIVEIVSGTKSYSLLVSLPSGKNVFSASKLVCFPNVVTWILPELSVGSSGRIRILSLDKNFVEDELTWNAQGPGINATSQKLRRSASKIKTLAGTFLWRNSSFSDPTERKPSCSQTEASPGFENRTSPFFWRETQTTDSFSNPNLSWNLPRAAGIISSGIQVLTFQPSFSESAITGEFLSLWSFLKTKIFESWNIPKNALRYLIPNGGEDLVVLPGSSGILISSVYPNPVVSSNEWFTICNHGADPVDVRTLEIRDSSASDRLVEYSFRFGTAHPVGWETYNPDPYGWVFSDRFLKPEECGYILSPSFKNESVPFQAANYRKIYTIETTTTIGNGIGKNEGLDLFQEIQQSLVHVHSYGNQYSPFPFAVDADSGDLILLRENRFGDSIFDYEVRKKDLP; encoded by the coding sequence ATGAAACTCAAATCCGTCTTCACTACGTTACTTTCCTTGTGCGTCTTTACTTCTTGTCCGGGAAAAGGAAGTTCGGCTTTTTTATTGCCGATCGCAAATCCCGGAGAATTCAAACTCTTCTACGAACCCGTGTTTTGGAACGGTCAGGAAATTCCAAAACCGATCCTCAAAGAATGGCTTTCGCCCGGTGTTAGAATCCGCTCCGCGTCCGGAATCGCTTGTTTGTCGGCCGGATCCGATTTTGTATACGGGCTTTCGATCTGTTTTCCCGATCCCCAAGGACAAGTAGATTTAGAAATTCAGAATATTCTAAAATTCTGGAATGAAAATCCGGAAGGCCGAACCGAATCGGAAGAATTCAATTTTTCAGAACTAGGAAACGGAAGGCTCAAAGTGGAACTCAATCGGGATCTTCTTTCCGATTGTAACGAGGATTGGCTGATTCTTTCGGGCGATCCGGATCTCGAGTCTTCCTTAAAAAAGATTCAATTTCCCGAAGCAAATCTAGTTTCAATTTTTTCGGAACAATCGCTCCTTCGTCCGCATTCTCCAAATGCCGAGGTAGGTTTTAGCATTTTGGCGGGTGCCGGAAGAATGAAGATTTTATTTCATTCTAAAAATCGAATGCGTGCGTTGAACAGTTTGGTTCTTGAAATTCCGGGAGACGCATCGATTCTTTCCGAATTCTTTCTGGAAATACGAAGAAAAAACTCGGAGGCTTTCGCACTTTGTAAAACGAGGATCCCTGAACTAAGCGAAGTATTCGGTGGAAACAATTCTCCCGCGGGAAGATTTCTGGAATTTCAAAATCCTTCTCGGGAACCGATTTGTTTTCAAGATCTGAGTCTTACCGTCAATTCTAAGTCCTTTCCGATTCAAAAAGGAATCGGTTTTTTGATTCCGGGAGAAACGATTCTTCGTGTCGAAAGTGGAAGTATTCTTCCCGGAATTGTGATGTCGGATTTTCCTTGGGCGGAGTTAAAAAAGAAAGGAGAATGGATTCTTAAATCTATTTCCGATCAAAAAACGGTCTCCAATCGGGAAAGAAACTTTCAAGAAGGAGATCGATTTTACTCGAGCGTAGGAAACTACTATTCCGTTTGCGCCAAAGAAGGTTTATTCGAAAGTTCCGATCGACTTTGTATGAGTCCGGGAATGGCCGGAAGCGCGAAGGATCGGGAAGAATTTTCCTTTTGCGGAATTTCAAATTTTCAAGTGGAAGAGGCCAATCTTACCGGCCTCAGTCTGAACGATAAGATCGATGAAAAGCAAAAATTTATAGATTTAGAATATTCAGGAAACATAAATTGCAACCCTAACGTTTTGTCTCTCGAAATCGGGGAGAAAGAATATCCGATTTGGCTTGATCCCGAAACAATTCAGCCAAATTCGATTTTGACGTTGGGAAAACGAGACTGGATACAAAAACGGATTCTTCTTTCCTGGAACGATCTTTCGGATTCGGTTTTTGGAGATCGAATTCTTTTGAAGGATCGGCTTTTAAAAAAAGAGATCGTCCTTTCTCAGGAAAGAGCGGAGACTCCGATTCTTAGAAAAACAAACGGATCTCTGCTCTCGCTCTTATATCGAAATGGAAATTGGATTCCACATCCGATTGTAAAATCCGAATCTCTTTCGCCACCGATTCAAGACCTCCATTTCATGAATCCGGGTTTAAAATCGGAATCGGAAGAATCGTATCCAAACGAAAACGCTGAACTTTCCGAACTTTCTTGGATGGGTTCTTACGACGCCGGAATCGCTGTGAGCGCCGATCGTTTTTTAGAGCTCGATTCTTCCAAACCGACTTCTAAGATTGTAGAGATCGTTTCCGGAACGAAGAGCTATAGCCTCTTAGTTTCCCTTCCTTCCGGGAAGAATGTCTTTTCGGCTTCAAAGCTCGTTTGTTTTCCGAATGTCGTAACTTGGATCCTACCGGAACTGAGCGTTGGTTCTTCGGGAAGAATCCGGATTCTTTCCTTGGACAAAAATTTTGTCGAAGACGAGTTGACTTGGAACGCGCAAGGGCCGGGGATCAACGCGACCTCGCAGAAGTTGCGAAGGTCAGCTTCCAAGATAAAGACCTTGGCCGGGACTTTTCTCTGGAGAAACAGCTCATTTTCGGATCCGACGGAGAGAAAGCCGAGTTGTTCTCAAACGGAAGCGAGTCCTGGTTTTGAGAACAGAACTTCTCCGTTTTTTTGGAGAGAAACACAAACAACGGATTCTTTTTCAAACCCGAACTTGAGTTGGAATCTTCCCAGAGCCGCGGGGATCATTTCAAGTGGAATTCAAGTTCTCACCTTTCAGCCGAGTTTTTCAGAAAGTGCGATTACCGGTGAATTTCTAAGTCTTTGGTCCTTTCTGAAAACAAAAATATTCGAATCTTGGAATATTCCAAAAAACGCACTTCGATATTTGATACCGAACGGTGGAGAAGATCTTGTCGTCCTTCCGGGAAGTTCCGGGATTTTGATTTCATCGGTTTATCCGAATCCCGTCGTTTCTTCCAACGAATGGTTTACGATCTGTAATCACGGAGCCGATCCGGTCGACGTTCGGACTCTTGAAATTCGCGACAGCTCCGCATCGGATCGCCTCGTGGAATATTCGTTTCGATTTGGAACGGCTCATCCTGTCGGTTGGGAAACCTACAATCCCGATCCTTACGGTTGGGTTTTTTCGGATCGATTTCTAAAACCCGAGGAATGCGGTTATATCCTTTCGCCGAGCTTTAAAAACGAATCCGTTCCGTTTCAGGCGGCAAACTACAGAAAGATTTATACGATCGAAACGACGACTACGATCGGAAACGGAATCGGAAAAAACGAAGGTTTGGATTTGTTTCAAGAGATTCAGCAGAGTCTCGTTCACGTTCACAGTTATGGAAATCAGTATTCTCCCTTTCCCTTTGCAGTGGACGCGGATTCAGGAGATCTCATTCTTTTAAGAGAGAATCGGTTCGGAGATTCTATTTTCGATTACGAAGTTCGAAAGAAGGATCTACCATGA
- a CDS encoding LA_2168 family protein has protein sequence MRRVLVYSIFIIYLPLSAVDKNSGWKQISWYGWGLGAGQEKQDSSESSKERTYQELRINESLFHSSLDQNFISEHWSLKIQGDGFVSPESKFRFYSGRDLFFELKNQILSLSLGRISEEGKQSSFRDWADGTDGIVLRANFREWGKLRVDLFDFYSGYQLFEKNAFKDTILNTKRINSYSLDEIPVGNFNPEEYRNRYRGGVSYRYESSFFETGFRFQYLNFQNWGRYGDDLQIRTESSGDRDYLTHSTIDFHWKWNWFHCFLSGILARGQDKTGWNRIRNSGNIPITGEAILFSLGFENSHWKLYTFGFLPDRDRRKENGEILELGFVGIGSNPSPVFATNQSLDFYPSAWVTERGLEKQFSLQSGKRQAAWSGINFEYNKSLIRFRFFLASYFYLREDSGCSGALTLSRDSFQKGYFREVMFQTNLFFPTEDERVPLSFLKLTLGGWKSDPQTAQKEFFFQISSGVIL, from the coding sequence ATGAGGAGGGTTTTAGTATATTCTATATTTATTATATATCTACCCCTCTCCGCCGTTGACAAGAATTCTGGTTGGAAGCAGATTTCTTGGTATGGTTGGGGACTCGGAGCGGGTCAGGAAAAACAAGATTCTTCCGAAAGTTCGAAAGAACGGACGTATCAGGAATTGAGAATAAACGAATCCTTGTTTCATTCGAGTCTGGATCAAAATTTTATTTCCGAACACTGGAGTCTTAAAATCCAAGGGGATGGATTTGTTTCACCCGAATCCAAGTTTCGCTTTTACTCGGGGCGAGATTTATTTTTTGAACTCAAGAATCAAATCCTTTCTCTTTCGCTCGGAAGAATTTCCGAAGAAGGAAAACAATCTTCCTTTCGAGATTGGGCCGACGGAACGGATGGAATCGTGTTGCGTGCGAATTTTAGGGAATGGGGAAAACTTAGGGTCGACCTTTTTGATTTTTACTCCGGTTATCAACTCTTTGAGAAAAACGCCTTTAAGGATACGATCTTAAATACAAAGAGGATAAATTCGTATTCGTTAGACGAAATACCGGTTGGCAATTTTAATCCCGAAGAATATAGAAATCGATACAGAGGCGGTGTGAGTTATCGATACGAAAGTTCTTTTTTTGAGACAGGATTTCGCTTTCAGTATTTAAACTTTCAGAACTGGGGAAGATACGGAGACGACCTGCAAATCAGAACCGAATCTTCGGGAGACCGAGACTATCTTACGCATTCTACGATCGATTTTCATTGGAAGTGGAATTGGTTTCATTGTTTTCTTTCGGGAATTCTTGCGAGAGGTCAGGACAAAACCGGGTGGAACCGAATTCGAAATTCGGGAAACATTCCGATCACGGGCGAAGCGATTCTTTTCTCTTTGGGTTTTGAAAATTCTCACTGGAAGTTGTACACATTTGGATTTCTTCCGGATCGAGACCGACGGAAAGAGAACGGTGAAATTTTAGAATTGGGTTTTGTGGGAATCGGATCCAATCCTTCTCCTGTTTTTGCGACCAATCAAAGTCTGGATTTTTATCCTTCCGCCTGGGTTACGGAGAGAGGACTTGAAAAACAGTTCTCTCTTCAGAGCGGAAAAAGACAAGCCGCTTGGTCCGGAATCAATTTTGAATATAATAAATCTTTGATTCGATTTCGATTTTTTCTCGCTTCTTATTTTTATCTTCGGGAAGATTCCGGATGTTCCGGGGCTTTGACTCTTTCTCGGGATTCTTTCCAAAAAGGATATTTTCGGGAAGTGATGTTTCAAACAAATTTATTCTTTCCGACGGAAGACGAGAGGGTTCCGCTTTCATTTTTGAAATTGACCTTGGGTGGATGGAAGAGCGACCCCCAGACGGCACAAAAGGAGTTCTTTTTTCAGATTTCATCCGGGGTGATTTTATGA
- a CDS encoding phospholipase D-like domain-containing protein — protein MKKCFSLFVFLFLFSACVHKDENFLFWTDFARPRDLEAFFSFPGRYVPIGKKRNVRNRILSLIGEAQHSIDLWIYSFEDLEILEELIRAQKRGVKIQIVADPEKEYPDDLVRLGLFRKWERSGLQHSKILIVDRKNVFLGSGNFTWYGLENDLNGYVSFTLADDEILNFYSFLEEDPGITSLEIPPFLFYIAPEKGRPIQNLLLREVDQTQDSIRFLIFDHFDSVLSSRLALADRRGVSVKGIYDAPVDEEGKFLSNVLIQPDSQILGDGNDETISSDSIGKGGLLHHKTMILDEKTLLSGSFNFSVSARDNNREILFRTNDSYLLQEYKEEWNRVFEGAIPYLPVFPKKNDELSSVHFGFPEDSLPNGIEQTFCRERFENEESFYLESGPAFLKSILEYDFQPGESCKLVSDFTSVSSGFTGKKTNHPIKRPNFRSSARIFSKNGFLVKDGEQMEAKPTHFDLKPVFLFVPDLFSTSSGNLLLPDSLSTIGNPLRVLYYQKGSGPTSIPWNRIGAFLNVSSLSTEGMIFLEYNSEILGFCFHERTKKGTEYTELINEMLSFRVSELTTQKFSEEKTAIQRRKDFGSYCYQY, from the coding sequence ATGAAAAAGTGTTTTTCCCTTTTTGTGTTTCTTTTTCTTTTCTCCGCATGCGTCCATAAGGATGAGAATTTTTTATTTTGGACGGACTTTGCTCGACCGCGTGATTTGGAAGCTTTCTTTTCCTTTCCGGGGCGTTACGTCCCGATTGGTAAAAAACGAAACGTAAGAAATCGTATCTTAAGTTTGATCGGTGAGGCGCAACACTCGATCGATCTCTGGATTTATTCCTTTGAGGATTTGGAAATTCTAGAGGAGTTGATTCGTGCGCAGAAAAGAGGAGTAAAGATCCAAATTGTCGCGGATCCTGAGAAAGAATATCCGGACGATTTAGTAAGGTTGGGACTTTTTCGAAAATGGGAAAGATCCGGTTTACAACATTCTAAAATACTCATAGTCGATCGTAAGAATGTGTTTTTAGGTTCCGGAAATTTTACCTGGTATGGTTTAGAGAACGATCTAAACGGTTACGTTTCATTTACGCTCGCTGACGACGAAATTTTAAATTTCTATTCCTTTCTAGAAGAAGATCCGGGAATTACTTCTCTCGAAATTCCGCCGTTTCTATTTTACATCGCGCCGGAAAAAGGAAGACCGATCCAGAATCTTTTGTTAAGAGAAGTGGATCAGACTCAGGATTCCATCCGTTTTCTGATCTTCGATCACTTTGATTCGGTTCTGAGTTCTCGATTGGCTCTCGCAGATCGGAGGGGCGTGAGCGTAAAAGGAATCTATGACGCTCCCGTAGACGAAGAAGGGAAATTTCTTTCCAACGTTTTGATTCAACCGGATTCTCAGATTTTAGGCGATGGAAACGACGAAACGATCTCTTCCGACTCAATCGGGAAGGGAGGACTGTTACATCATAAAACCATGATATTGGATGAAAAAACTCTTCTGAGCGGGTCCTTTAATTTTTCGGTGAGCGCGAGGGATAACAATCGAGAGATTTTATTCAGAACTAACGATTCTTATCTTTTGCAAGAATATAAGGAAGAATGGAATCGTGTTTTCGAGGGTGCGATTCCTTACTTACCAGTCTTTCCAAAAAAGAATGACGAGCTTAGTTCGGTCCATTTTGGCTTTCCCGAAGATTCGCTTCCGAACGGGATCGAACAAACGTTTTGTAGAGAACGTTTTGAAAACGAGGAATCCTTTTATCTCGAATCCGGTCCTGCGTTTTTAAAGTCCATTCTGGAATACGATTTTCAGCCGGGAGAAAGTTGTAAGCTCGTCAGCGACTTCACTTCTGTTAGTAGCGGTTTTACGGGGAAAAAAACAAATCATCCCATAAAGAGGCCTAACTTTCGCTCTTCTGCGAGAATCTTTAGCAAGAATGGATTTTTGGTCAAAGACGGGGAACAAATGGAAGCAAAGCCGACTCACTTTGATTTGAAACCGGTATTTCTTTTTGTGCCGGATCTTTTTTCAACGAGTTCCGGAAACTTGCTTTTGCCTGATTCACTTTCAACGATTGGAAATCCGCTTCGTGTTCTCTATTATCAGAAAGGATCGGGACCGACTTCTATCCCTTGGAATCGAATCGGAGCATTTCTAAATGTTTCTTCCTTGTCGACCGAAGGGATGATCTTTTTGGAATACAACTCGGAAATCCTTGGGTTTTGTTTTCACGAACGCACAAAGAAGGGAACTGAATATACGGAATTGATAAACGAAATGCTTTCCTTTCGAGTGAGCGAGTTGACAACTCAAAAATTTTCAGAAGAAAAGACTGCGATTCAAAGAAGAAAGGATTTCGGGTCCTACTGCTATCAATACTAA
- a CDS encoding O-antigen ligase family protein, whose amino-acid sequence MPERLRKITLFLFCASIVTIGVSVSLSQGFLVLAFLSSLFSEKTKGFWKEPVIAIALSFFLWYLIDFCIHATSEETISRYAKTAFNAELKDIFLFSGLVVAWNLKKEEFPAVYRALNILFWVLLITGFVSSFSSVRLSRLISDLYRESSNWKFTHPMGQVGKLPLYLPIGLMNTHLTFGGLLQFFFPLPLFLFLQSLFDRNWKKTLLKGLVLILFLYVVFLNNARSSMIGAIFSSATAFLVLGPIRKELPTAKILIASAAFLFFLLLLGIGLSFTEAGQKITDPIFGKEKHTDAGRTFIWDSTFPLIQENPLTGVGPGNYNREIEKSRIAHSEKYRELYYFYETTQRGHAHNDYFHLFAVFGFPAIFLFLALGTSLYYKLISTSLPYSNSLYFFGIAGFFLSGLFQCYFQDDEVVILFWILSGFFLRTSKEESVTTAV is encoded by the coding sequence ATGCCCGAACGTCTTAGAAAAATCACTCTTTTTTTATTCTGCGCAAGCATTGTAACAATTGGCGTTTCCGTCTCTCTGAGCCAGGGATTTCTCGTCCTAGCTTTCTTATCCTCTTTGTTCTCCGAAAAGACAAAAGGCTTTTGGAAAGAACCCGTCATTGCAATCGCGCTTTCTTTCTTTCTTTGGTATCTGATCGACTTTTGCATTCACGCTACCAGCGAAGAAACTATCTCCCGTTATGCGAAGACCGCCTTTAACGCGGAACTCAAAGATATCTTTCTTTTCAGCGGCTTGGTCGTAGCCTGGAATTTAAAAAAAGAAGAATTTCCCGCCGTCTATCGCGCCTTGAACATTCTCTTTTGGGTTCTTCTGATCACGGGTTTTGTGTCGAGTTTTTCTTCCGTGCGTCTTTCTCGATTGATCAGCGATCTTTATAGAGAATCTTCGAACTGGAAATTCACTCATCCGATGGGACAAGTAGGAAAACTTCCGCTCTATCTCCCGATCGGACTTATGAATACGCACCTAACGTTCGGCGGACTTTTGCAATTTTTCTTCCCGCTTCCCTTGTTTCTTTTTTTACAATCTCTCTTCGATCGCAACTGGAAAAAAACCCTACTCAAGGGACTCGTTCTCATTCTTTTTCTATACGTCGTCTTTTTAAACAACGCACGCTCTTCCATGATCGGAGCCATCTTTTCTTCCGCGACTGCCTTTCTTGTTTTAGGGCCTATTCGTAAAGAATTACCGACCGCCAAAATTCTGATCGCGTCCGCCGCTTTTTTGTTTTTTTTACTCTTACTCGGAATCGGACTTTCTTTTACGGAAGCCGGACAAAAAATCACGGACCCCATTTTTGGAAAAGAAAAACATACCGATGCGGGAAGAACCTTTATCTGGGATTCCACCTTTCCTCTGATCCAGGAAAATCCTCTTACGGGAGTCGGACCCGGAAATTACAATCGAGAGATTGAAAAATCAAGAATTGCTCATTCCGAAAAATACAGAGAACTCTATTACTTTTACGAAACGACTCAAAGAGGTCACGCTCACAACGACTACTTTCATCTCTTTGCGGTCTTTGGTTTTCCCGCGATCTTTCTCTTCCTCGCGCTCGGAACAAGTTTGTATTACAAGCTTATCTCTACTTCGCTTCCTTACTCAAATTCTTTGTATTTTTTTGGGATCGCCGGTTTTTTTCTCTCCGGTCTTTTTCAGTGTTACTTTCAAGACGACGAGGTCGTGATCTTATTTTGGATCTTGAGCGGATTTTTTCTTCGTACATCCAAAGAAGAATCCGTTACCACCGCCGTTTAG
- a CDS encoding glycosyltransferase: protein MRILYFSDTFLPKVDGVAISMKNFAELLAKRGHTFMICCPRYGEGDFDHIGDSIQIERFRSGYLPSYPDIKVVLPSPSKIKRIIKEFEPDLVHIHTPGLLGLYGINATEKYGIPTIGTYHTLMSEQDMYLSFYRLLKLDKLFLKASKSEKKLKIKDLSKIEKFDKFNIRKKIILKISNNIYERCDLIISPSHLIEKQLREFGLKTKIAVISNGLDLTSFKGTIKKLPTSPKLLHVGRISYEKNCDVILNAFKLVHDEIPDSTLTIIGDGPALPSLKVQAQNLGLENAITFTGFIKREELPQEYPKYDLFLTASTMETQGLVILESVACGLPAVGVDSFAIPELIHDGKNGYIAKPFDVKGIAEKAVSILKDAALYERFSEESIKISKGHEMMACVDKMEEVYKTIASVKNKKKRNTLINMLFSLPDPLDQFLRFLE, encoded by the coding sequence ATGAGAATTCTTTATTTTTCCGATACCTTTTTGCCCAAAGTAGACGGTGTCGCTATTTCTATGAAAAACTTTGCGGAGCTCCTGGCAAAACGAGGACATACGTTCATGATCTGTTGTCCGCGTTACGGAGAAGGCGACTTTGATCATATCGGAGATTCCATTCAGATCGAAAGATTTCGCAGCGGATATCTTCCGAGTTATCCCGACATCAAAGTAGTTCTTCCGTCTCCGAGTAAGATCAAAAGAATCATCAAAGAATTCGAACCGGATCTAGTTCACATTCATACTCCGGGTTTGCTCGGTCTTTACGGAATCAACGCGACGGAGAAATACGGAATTCCTACGATCGGAACGTATCATACTCTCATGTCGGAACAAGACATGTATCTTTCTTTTTACAGACTTCTTAAGTTGGATAAACTTTTTTTAAAAGCGAGTAAGTCCGAAAAGAAGCTTAAGATCAAGGATTTAAGTAAGATCGAAAAGTTTGATAAGTTCAATATCCGTAAAAAGATCATTCTTAAAATTTCGAACAATATCTATGAACGCTGCGACCTTATCATTTCTCCTTCTCATCTCATCGAAAAACAACTGAGAGAATTCGGACTGAAGACAAAGATCGCCGTGATTTCCAACGGACTTGATCTCACGAGTTTTAAAGGAACGATCAAAAAACTTCCGACCTCGCCGAAACTTTTGCACGTGGGAAGAATCTCCTACGAGAAGAATTGCGACGTGATTCTCAACGCATTTAAGTTGGTTCATGACGAGATTCCGGATTCTACTCTTACGATCATCGGAGACGGACCGGCTCTTCCTTCTCTGAAAGTGCAGGCGCAGAATTTGGGACTGGAGAATGCGATCACGTTTACGGGCTTTATTAAACGTGAAGAACTTCCCCAGGAATATCCGAAATACGATTTGTTTTTGACGGCTTCCACGATGGAAACCCAAGGACTTGTAATCTTAGAATCCGTTGCGTGCGGTCTTCCTGCGGTCGGTGTGGATTCCTTTGCGATTCCGGAACTCATTCACGACGGAAAGAACGGCTACATCGCAAAACCTTTTGACGTAAAGGGAATCGCCGAAAAAGCGGTTTCGATTCTGAAAGATGCCGCGCTCTATGAACGTTTCTCCGAAGAATCCATTAAGATTTCCAAAGGTCATGAGATGATGGCCTGCGTCGATAAGATGGAAGAGGTTTATAAAACGATCGCGAGCGTGAAAAACAAAAAGAAAAGAAACACACTGATCAATATGTTATTTTCTCTCCCCGATCCTTTGGATCAGTTTTTGCGATTTTTAGAATAG
- a CDS encoding glycosyltransferase family 9 protein, with amino-acid sequence MNLLVMRFSAMGDVALMAPAIIAIAAKYTNIQLTIVTRGNYAPFFYNIPNVNVVGFNLKRYRGIQGLYRLFKEINKLGPYEKVIDLHSSVRSRLISLLFLIRGIGVFRIVKGRKEKLRQIRQKKKILTPLPHTVERYLKVFEKAGYPATVRKGPWINVDPESKIFAKEFFESQNVTKKEGLWIGFAPFAGHELKEWPREKSQVLLKLLLEEFPGVRIFLFGSRDESKILEAWSRGSEEALKIVSGGKLGIRGELGIMEKMDIMIGMDSSNVHIAALLKRPVVGIYGTTHPYSGFAPFGQEDSGVLQIDNLPCRPCSIYGNTTCFRKDFACMEWIQPEDVIKRIRVVYNINTLF; translated from the coding sequence ATGAACTTATTAGTCATGCGTTTTTCCGCCATGGGCGACGTCGCCCTTATGGCTCCTGCGATCATAGCGATCGCGGCGAAATATACAAACATACAACTTACGATCGTTACTCGGGGAAACTACGCGCCATTCTTTTACAATATTCCGAACGTAAACGTAGTAGGCTTTAATCTCAAACGCTACCGAGGAATTCAAGGTTTATACCGTCTTTTCAAAGAAATCAACAAACTCGGTCCTTACGAAAAGGTAATCGATCTTCATTCTTCCGTTCGTTCTCGACTGATCAGTCTCCTCTTTTTAATTCGAGGGATCGGAGTTTTCAGAATCGTAAAAGGAAGAAAAGAGAAACTCAGACAAATTCGTCAGAAAAAAAAGATTCTCACTCCTCTGCCTCATACCGTGGAGAGATACTTAAAAGTTTTTGAAAAAGCGGGTTATCCTGCGACCGTAAGAAAAGGCCCTTGGATCAACGTGGATCCGGAGTCTAAAATTTTTGCGAAAGAATTTTTTGAATCGCAGAACGTAACAAAAAAAGAAGGACTTTGGATCGGCTTTGCGCCGTTTGCCGGACACGAACTCAAAGAGTGGCCTCGCGAAAAGAGTCAGGTTCTTCTCAAACTTCTTCTGGAAGAATTTCCCGGGGTCAGAATATTTCTTTTTGGATCCAGAGACGAATCCAAAATTTTGGAAGCCTGGAGTCGAGGAAGCGAAGAAGCGTTGAAGATCGTCTCCGGCGGTAAACTCGGGATTCGAGGCGAACTCGGAATCATGGAAAAGATGGACATCATGATCGGAATGGATTCTTCCAACGTTCATATCGCGGCTCTTTTAAAACGACCGGTAGTCGGAATCTACGGAACCACACATCCCTATTCCGGTTTTGCGCCTTTCGGACAGGAAGATTCTGGAGTATTACAAATCGATAATCTTCCCTGCAGACCTTGCAGCATCTACGGAAATACGACCTGTTTTCGAAAAGACTTTGCTTGTATGGAATGGATTCAACCCGAAGACGTGATCAAACGGATTCGAGTCGTTTACAATATCAATACTCTATTCTAA
- a CDS encoding DUF4254 domain-containing protein, whose amino-acid sequence MTLKANSVVSVFRQSVVDWHKKEATSANPFPSDSIESILYSKNQIDTIQWHVEDEIRRPDLPDKDLVGFKRQIDKLNQERTDLVEILDDRISSEFKSVPKKSGARMNSETPAWLIDRMSILELKIYHMEEQTQRKDVDETHIQTCKRKLEVLLEQRVDLSTCLDELLEDLKSGDKFYKVYRQMKMYNDQNLNPSLYSKKS is encoded by the coding sequence ATGACCTTGAAAGCGAACTCAGTTGTATCCGTTTTTCGTCAATCCGTTGTAGACTGGCATAAAAAAGAAGCCACGTCAGCCAATCCGTTTCCCTCAGACAGTATAGAATCCATTCTTTATAGCAAAAATCAAATCGATACGATCCAGTGGCACGTAGAAGACGAGATCCGTAGACCGGATCTTCCGGATAAAGACCTGGTGGGTTTTAAAAGACAAATCGATAAGCTCAACCAAGAACGCACCGATCTCGTGGAAATTTTAGACGATAGAATTTCCTCCGAATTCAAGTCGGTTCCCAAAAAATCGGGAGCCAGAATGAACTCCGAAACCCCCGCTTGGCTCATCGACAGGATGAGTATTCTCGAACTCAAGATCTATCACATGGAAGAACAAACCCAGAGAAAGGATGTGGACGAAACCCATATTCAAACCTGCAAACGTAAACTGGAAGTATTACTCGAACAAAGGGTCGATCTTTCCACCTGCCTCGACGAACTTCTGGAAGATCTGAAGTCCGGAGATAAGTTTTACAAGGTCTACAGACAGATGAAGATGTATAACGATCAGAACCTGAACCCTTCTCTCTATTCCAAAAAATCATGA